The genomic segment TTTGCACGGAAAGAATCAAAGGATAGTAAAACTATTACAAATGCATTTGGCAATAGCAAATTGGTTCAGGTTTGTAAACTCTAATTTAATTGCAAGCATTATATGTCGGTAGcacttaaatataattttgatttattgttttcgCAATCGGATCAAAGTTTTATACCGAAATGCACAAAAGTATATTATTTTGCAGGCTGATTTAGAAAAACTAgttataatataaatatgcaaatggAGTTGCCAAAATAGTCCAAATTTGTTCCTTAATTTAGTCCTATTTGCCAAGATTCATCTCGATAACACACAATTAAGACTTACTGACAAAAAGTTGACGATTGGACCCAAAATGAAATAGGCAAAGAGTGTTAATCAAAGGCTTTTAAGCCTATTCTAGAGTTAATACTCGCATAATTACGTGGCGACAAGCGACTTTTCATAAGATATTCTGGCCCAATGTTCCAAGCGAATaagtaaaatttaatcaaactTACCTGTGAATTAGCCAAAACCAATTTGAAGTGGAAACATTAAAAGTTTGTAAGGAATAGATATTACATACgtgtgtatatacacacagacGGGGAATCACAGAAATTGCTAAAACTGCTGAATCCACCTGCCCGAAAGTATGCTATACCGATTTAAAAGAAATACCAGGCGAACTCGGCTATACAAAGTACAGCTTACTATGAAATACGTATAGCATTTTGTTTTGGGCAGCTGGATTCAGGCGTTTAGCGAGTTCTGTGATATCCCcgataagtatatatgtacatacatacgtccGGTCTATTTAATTTGCACAACAAGTGAATGGTTTAAGTATGTATAATGATTTAACCAATTGCTGGGATAAACACGTTTATGGAACaagaacaatttttaattttttttccacttaTAGATATCTCATAATTATGTCCTGCAATATAGAGCAGAACATGTACATACTTATTGAAAAATCATTATACAATAACACACACAATTCTATTACAAGGGTACAAAAATTATACATCCATATATGAAATTGGAAAAtgccatatatatgtatgtattcgtCGTCAgtattattatacatatatctggcttctatataatcttttgatttctttaggtaattgatttttgttttttttttttgttgttttttgatttttttcaacAGATTGCTTGTATGTTCTTATTGCTGATAAACTTTATGGGCAAATAAACAACAGTGTTGATTTGCTTAACAAGTTGAAGGCGTCGTATTAACCTTCTAAATATACATtcataaatacataaatattcttCTAAAACATTCACTTAAAATAGAAAGTCTACACCagtgcatatgtatatatatatatgtatacatgaTTATGTACAACAGTTTAAAACAgaaatttcattgtttttttttcgtcaaGTGTCGAATGCACTTTTAAGTCCTCTTTATATTCATTAAAGAATTAAGTTATTTCATCTTTTTGTTCTAAGCTCTATATTGGTGGAGGTTCCTCTACATCTATTGAGTTTTCCCTTTCGGTAATGTCGGGCATTTTTAGGGAAAAACTACTCAATTTCCGTTCCGCTGACCCCAGCGAACTCTGCGAGTCCGCTTTCAGAAGTGTCGATCGCCGTTCGTTAATAACCCGCAGCGAATCGTACATTTGATCATCGCCCTCGCTGCCGCCTCTGGCTGAAACCAATCCCCGTTCCATGGAACGAATGTAAAAAACTGAATCATCCCGTTCATTGGCTATTCCAGGCTTGGGCCTATAAAACTGTCTAGAGCTATTGCTCCGATACAGTGGCGGAGCTATCGTCTTCTGTTCCTGCGATTGATCCTGCGGACTTGCGTTACTGTTACTGTTGGTGGCCAGTGGAAGGGAGTCCGGACGCGTCTTCTTTGGAggtaaaatattatttacagCATTTACGTGTACATTTGCCGTTTCTGTTTGCAGACATCGCACTTCGCAGTTGTCCTGAGATTGCTCTTCAATTACATCGGCGTCAACGATCTCCTCTGGTACGCACGGCTCTATGCTTGATTGTCCGGATAATTGCCGTACAGGCTGTGGGGGCTCCGAGCAAACCGACAATTGGCTACTATGTTGAAtgaaattcaaaacaaaagtcatttgaattgtttatttgtcagtcagtcaatcGTCACTTACCGGAATTCCTTCTCAACCGACGGTGTGGCTGAGGGTCCAGAACTATATCGTTTCGGGGAACGCAATATCGATTTGGGTATGACTTCGGGGCTATGTAAATCGACTTGTACCCGACGGGAATCGATGCTAGACGTGCGACTTGCTATCGAAGCACAACGGGCTGTCCATCGACCACTATACGATGAATCCGACAACGTTGAATTGCTTTTCGTAGAGGGGTTAGAAAATAGTTAGATCTCTTTTAAGACCCAGGGACTAGTCACTCACCGTCTATTGCCAAGAGGACTGCACCTTTCACGACCAGCACAACCGCCACCGCCACCTCCTTCCTCGTGTTCAATGGGCCGCTGACGCGAAAGAACATGACGTTTCGCCGTATCCGAGCGTTTATTACGCTCGCTGCGTTTTTCATGTCCTGCAGCGGATGTACATGCTCCCATTCCCATGCCGCCATCGAAGGAGGACGCCTGCCAATAGACGCGATTCGCCGATGCCGATGTTGATGCTGACGGAGGTGGCTGGAGTAATGCACATTCTCGTGTCGCTCTTTGAATTAGACTTGACGAATTGCTAATTATGCGTGTCGTTCCACCCGATGCACCTGCCGCAGCACCTGAGACGCCCGTACGCGTTTGCCGGACTCGACGAACGCTACTGTAACGCGTTTTCGGTTGCATTTGCACGGTTTTATTGTGAGAGTGACGATGTCGTCGGTGGTGATGGCGTTTTTTACCATATTGATTAAATTGATGGTGTTCCAGATGATTTAGTGAGAGCAAATTTGAATGGTTAGTGATGCAATTAGTTGTTGCATGTGTGGTAGACAAATTGGGCACGGAACCGGTGAAGGTGAGGCGACGCAATTGTGGCGAAAAGCGGGTGGATCTGATGCacggttttttgttttttgtttttttttttatatattttgtgtttttgtttttaattgtcAATTTTGCAAAACAGAAATAGATGGGAAAAAGGTGGGAAATGGCCAATTgaaagtatgtacatatgcagtAGGTATGTTATGTAATTTACAAAAGTTGAATGGTTGTGATAGCAATAAGCAAGCAATGTGAACTATGTGCTATGGTTCAGATTGTCATATGACCTAATCCCATTGGATTATAATAATCATTCTTATTCACTGTACCTTAGCGATTTGGAGAATTTGATTAGCTCTGCTGTCAATGCCTCACGATCGAAGggctgctgttgatattgcCCTGAATTTGTATACGTATCTTGGGGTTGCTGGTGTGTATCGCCCGGCGACGATCGAAATACTCCGAAATGTTGATCCCACCGAGTTGACTGATACTGGGCACCTGTGTTGGCATAGCATAAGGCATATTTATGTTAGGTAATCTCTGAAATCAGTGAAAGATGCTAATAGTTATGAATTTTCGCACATTACTTACCCATACCGCGACGCTGTGAAGCGGAGCTACTCTGATTGCTACGCGTTGGATTCTTGTTGCTGCCGCCGCCAGCACGAAGACGTGCCGGTACCACTTTGGCAGCCGAGTCCCGTGCCTCGAATGTCATAACGCATGAGGCGACCACAATGAAGCCACCAAATCCCATAACAATCGGTCCAACATAGGCAAAATTGTTCAAATGAAAGCCCTTCAAATCATTTTTTACTCTCACTGTGACATTGCCGCGCAGCTCGGAGCCCATTGACAAATGATCCGCATAGTAGCCAAGTGTTGCCATGCCAGCTCCCAAAAGCATAAGTGTTACACCGAGAATAAGAGCGCGACATGCATGCCACAGACACTTGGAGGACATTTTGCCACGAACCACCTGTACGTTCCATGTTGCCCCGGAGGAGGGATGCGCTCGTCGCAAATTGCCCAAGGAGTGTTTACGCTTTACGGTGCCACCGCTGCCACCACCAGAGCGACGGGAAGGCATTACATTGACGTATGTATATTGTGTATTAATAGGCAGAGCTCAGCAACGATATTCCTGtaagagacacacacacaccacacacacatgcaaagacaagcacacaaacacacagaattaaattttaatataaatgttgtttcacataataataataataataataagtggCAGACTCGTTTACATCCCAGCCAAACCATCCCATTCATCCACCTGTTGTTGCAACGAAACGTTGACTGTAGCTATGGTTAAGGTTATTTTCtttctgagtgtgtgtgtgtgtgtgtgtgtgtgcgtgtgtgtgagtgtgtggctAAGTAAACTTGTACTTGGCTTGTTGTCACATTCTTAAGCCCGAACTCAGGCTATGCTCAGGCTTTGGAGCATCTGTCAGAAATAGCTGAAGCACTTCCTAAAAACCCTCTCGGCGAtcccaaaaagtatgctacactacatatgtgtgtgtacacTGCTTTAGTcacttgtgtgtgtgagtgtgtgttgcaattaagctaaaataaaaacccaCACAAGTCACACCATCAAAACAACAACTCAAGTATCTAATAACAAGCCATCACAATGCCATCTCAAGTGGATGACATTTTTAAGCCCACAGATTGCTCTACCTACCAACAACTACAGTGCAAACACATTTTCAATTGGCCATCGTTAAATTTGACTAACAAGTGACACTTTTCTCTTGATGATAAATCAAGGGATATCAACAGCTTCCTTGATACACATGATGtacttgtatatatatacactcacacacatttacacacAGCCACACAGAGATAGTTGATAGTTATTTATCAGAAAAAGATTTGTTTTATAcatttgctgttttttttttgactctATTTTGTTTAAGTTATAACTCTTTAATTGGTCTACTCAAATCTGTGCGTTGAGCCATTGCagcaattgtttttttttttcttttcttttttttatgtatgtgtgtattctGCACAATGTCGTACGTATACCTTTACCTTTACCTTTACCGTTTTTCACTCGTTAACAATGTGCTTTGGGCCATCATTGGTCTTCTGCTTTTAGCCATCATTGACTATGACCTCTGCGTTGGCATTGTTCTTGTTTCAGgatctttgccttttttttgaTAGCTAGTGGGATTAAGTTAATAGATTTACAACTgatttttgcacttttgtctcTTTGATCAACTCTCGGCCAAATCGGAGGGGCGCAAtccaacaaaaagaaaaaccactTTCGAATATACCAACATCCGCAGCGTCcgaccagcagcagcatcaacgcGCGTCTGATAAGATTACAGAAGTTTTTTCTCTCCTTCTTGttcgttctctctctttctgctactgtcagttttttttttttttttttgttatgtatTGCTTTCAATTCTTGCTGAGATAAAagagaaatggaaaaaaattcaCGTTGACCCAGGTACCTTAATAAAATTGGCATAAAATGTTTACTTTTCGCATTTTCAATGTCATGAACAGGGAATTCTGTATGGATAAAGGAATGGAAATATAAGTTTGGTGCTAACTAAATGAGACAGCGGACTTTCAGCATTTGATATGCCCAAGAACATTGTCCAAAACATTCTTAAGAAACTATATTTATTACTTAAAATGCGAATTATATGATTTCTGTTGGTTTGTTAAGGTTACCTTCAGGAACCAAACAGCTGGCAATCTCTTAATTTTCTCTTTGTAATTGgtataaaatgcaaaattctCTTTCAGTTCACAATAGGACGCCCGCGAGGACATCGAAACTGGTATAAGTGGCGCCCTCTGTGGACAATTTTCAAGGGTTTTTGCCTTTGCTAGAAGTCTTATATTCAAAGGACGAGAGCAAAATATaacagaaatgaaaatggtCGATGGCAAAATCGGACAGAAATGGAAAGCCTTAACTTAAAAAGGACCAGCAAGAGTTGTCAaggattttgtgtttttcttttgactcaattatgtatatatttctgtAGCAAAGTTTTTAGAAATTCCCAAAAAGCACAAATTTCTtgacaaataattttttttggattggCTTGTCAATATTTTACTTAATGGAAAAAAAAGGGGTTAACCTTTTTTCTCTTGAGGAGCGAAAGAATGGCAAATA from the Drosophila willistoni isolate 14030-0811.24 chromosome XR unlocalized genomic scaffold, UCI_dwil_1.1 Seg105, whole genome shotgun sequence genome contains:
- the LOC6645129 gene encoding uncharacterized protein LOC6645129 isoform X3 — encoded protein: MPSRRSGGGSGGTVKRKHSLGNLRRAHPSSGATWNVQVVRGKMSSKCLWHACRALILGVTLMLLGAGMATLGYYADHLSMGSELRGNVTVRVKNDLKGFHLNNFAYVGPIVMGFGGFIVVASCVMTFEARDSAAKVVPARLRAGGGSNKNPTRSNQSSSASQRRGMGAQYQSTRWDQHFGVFRSSPGDTHQQPQDTYTNSGQYQQQPFDREALTAELIKFSKSLSSVRRVRQTRTGVSGAAAGASGGTTRIISNSSSLIQRATRECALLQPPPSASTSASANRVYWQASSFDGGMGMGACTSAAGHEKRSERNKRSDTAKRHVLSRQRPIEHEEGGGGGGCAGRERCSPLGNRRNSTLSDSSYSGRWTARCASIASRTSSIDSRRVQVDLHSPEVIPKSILRSPKRYSSGPSATPSVEKEFRQLSVCSEPPQPVRQLSGQSSIEPCVPEEIVDADVIEEQSQDNCEVRCLQTETANVHVNAVNNILPPKKTRPDSLPLATNSNSNASPQDQSQEQKTIAPPLYRSNSSRQFYRPKPGIANERDDSVFYIRSMERGLVSARGGSEGDDQMYDSLRVINERRSTLLKADSQSSLGSAERKLSSFSLKMPDITERENSIDVEEPPPI
- the LOC6645129 gene encoding uncharacterized protein LOC6645129 isoform X2; its protein translation is MPSRRSGGGSGGTVKRKHSLGNLRRAHPSSGATWNVQVVRGKMSSKCLWHACRALILGVTLMLLGAGMATLGYYADHLSMGSELRGNVTVRVKNDLKGFHLNNFAYVGPIVMGFGGFIVVASCVMTFEARDSAAKVVPARLRAGGGSNKNPTRSNQSSSASQRRGMGAQYQSTRWDQHFGVFRSSPGDTHQQPQDTYTNSGQYQQQPFDREALTAELIKFSKSLSVRRVRQTRTGVSGAAAGASGGTTRIISNSSSLIQRATRECALLQPPPSASTSASANRVYWQASSFDGGMGMGACTSAAGHEKRSERNKRSDTAKRHVLSRQRPIEHEEGGGGGGCAGRERCSPLGNRRNSTLSDSSYSGRWTARCASIASRTSSIDSRRVQVDLHSPEVIPKSILRSPKRYSSGPSATPSVEKEFRSQLSVCSEPPQPVRQLSGQSSIEPCVPEEIVDADVIEEQSQDNCEVRCLQTETANVHVNAVNNILPPKKTRPDSLPLATNSNSNASPQDQSQEQKTIAPPLYRSNSSRQFYRPKPGIANERDDSVFYIRSMERGLVSARGGSEGDDQMYDSLRVINERRSTLLKADSQSSLGSAERKLSSFSLKMPDITERENSIDVEEPPPI
- the LOC6645129 gene encoding uncharacterized protein LOC6645129 isoform X1, yielding MPSRRSGGGSGGTVKRKHSLGNLRRAHPSSGATWNVQVVRGKMSSKCLWHACRALILGVTLMLLGAGMATLGYYADHLSMGSELRGNVTVRVKNDLKGFHLNNFAYVGPIVMGFGGFIVVASCVMTFEARDSAAKVVPARLRAGGGSNKNPTRSNQSSSASQRRGMGAQYQSTRWDQHFGVFRSSPGDTHQQPQDTYTNSGQYQQQPFDREALTAELIKFSKSLSSVRRVRQTRTGVSGAAAGASGGTTRIISNSSSLIQRATRECALLQPPPSASTSASANRVYWQASSFDGGMGMGACTSAAGHEKRSERNKRSDTAKRHVLSRQRPIEHEEGGGGGGCAGRERCSPLGNRRNSTLSDSSYSGRWTARCASIASRTSSIDSRRVQVDLHSPEVIPKSILRSPKRYSSGPSATPSVEKEFRSQLSVCSEPPQPVRQLSGQSSIEPCVPEEIVDADVIEEQSQDNCEVRCLQTETANVHVNAVNNILPPKKTRPDSLPLATNSNSNASPQDQSQEQKTIAPPLYRSNSSRQFYRPKPGIANERDDSVFYIRSMERGLVSARGGSEGDDQMYDSLRVINERRSTLLKADSQSSLGSAERKLSSFSLKMPDITERENSIDVEEPPPI